In the genome of Verrucomicrobiota bacterium, one region contains:
- a CDS encoding cytochrome ubiquinol oxidase subunit II produces the protein MIAEFPLFVAVADSFLQPAGPVAEAQLEHLKTVTILTLIAIIPPLLATPWVLWRFRRKKGKGRYLPEWESNKTLEWLMWGVPILVVILMSVSLARITLRLDPYKELGDDPLQIDVIGLNWKWIFIYPDEGIALVDELIVPDGKAVELTLTTDTVMQSLRISAIVGQIYAMPAMTTKLNFIADGVGESRGMNTQFTGEGFWKQKFPVYSVSEEEYRKRMEEAKQSTLELTAETYAILAEQGTSEDAKKPLGIEGLEGPIEMVLGDPEIFNRVLARYMTGEGMTPESQPGSPEYDPKQSPLPPASDMPMMHM, from the coding sequence TTGATTGCTGAATTTCCTTTGTTTGTTGCAGTGGCGGATAGCTTTTTGCAACCCGCCGGTCCGGTAGCCGAGGCGCAGTTGGAGCATTTGAAGACGGTTACGATACTGACTTTGATCGCAATCATTCCTCCGCTTTTGGCGACTCCCTGGGTTCTTTGGCGTTTTCGTCGGAAGAAGGGCAAGGGGAGATATTTGCCGGAGTGGGAGTCGAATAAGACGTTGGAGTGGCTGATGTGGGGAGTTCCCATTCTCGTAGTGATTTTGATGAGTGTGAGTCTGGCCCGGATCACCCTCCGCCTCGACCCCTACAAAGAGCTGGGGGACGACCCGCTCCAGATCGATGTCATCGGTTTGAACTGGAAGTGGATCTTTATCTATCCCGATGAAGGAATCGCCCTAGTCGATGAGCTGATCGTGCCGGATGGGAAAGCGGTTGAGTTGACCCTTACGACGGACACGGTGATGCAGAGTCTTCGCATTTCGGCAATCGTGGGTCAGATTTACGCGATGCCGGCAATGACTACAAAATTGAATTTTATTGCTGACGGGGTAGGGGAGTCGCGGGGAATGAACACCCAGTTTACTGGTGAAGGTTTTTGGAAGCAGAAGTTCCCGGTCTATTCGGTCTCTGAAGAGGAATACCGCAAGCGGATGGAGGAAGCCAAACAGAGTACCCTCGAGCTAACGGCAGAGACTTACGCAATCCTGGCCGAACAGGGAACTTCGGAAGATGCAAAGAAGCCGCTAGGAATCGAGGGTTTGGAGGGGCCTATCGAAATGGTGTTGGGAGACCCGGAGATCTTCAATAGGGTTCTTGCGCGGTATATGACTGGAGAGGGTATGACCCCTGAGAGTCAGCCGGGCAGTCCCGAGTACGATCCGAAACAGTCTCCACTCCCTCCGGCATCGGATATGCCGATGATGCACATGTAA
- a CDS encoding type II toxin-antitoxin system VapB family antitoxin, whose translation MSTNIELDEPLLKKAMRLGGSKTKKEAVHRALSEFVQRREQLKVLDFFGKVELDTGFDYKKQRKVK comes from the coding sequence ATGTCAACCAACATAGAATTAGATGAACCACTTTTGAAGAAAGCGATGCGTCTGGGAGGTTCGAAGACCAAGAAGGAGGCAGTTCATCGGGCTCTGTCAGAATTTGTCCAGAGGAGGGAGCAGCTTAAAGTTCTGGATTTTTTTGGAAAGGTAGAACTGGACACTGGGTTCGACTACAAGAAACAGAGAAAGGTAAAGTGA
- a CDS encoding PIN domain nuclease: protein MKVLVDTDIWSEALHKKKGKKSFYVDELVDLIQEGRLEIIGPIRMEILSGIRDGRTFDAFSKSLSAFVDRIVPSEAYILAAKFLNLCRGKGIQGSNTDFVICACSVHWSIPILSKDKDYLSYRKHLPIELIEPRKKG, encoded by the coding sequence GTGAAGGTTCTGGTCGATACCGACATATGGTCAGAGGCTCTTCATAAGAAGAAAGGAAAGAAATCGTTCTACGTGGACGAGCTGGTTGATCTAATCCAAGAGGGCCGGCTGGAGATAATCGGGCCCATCCGAATGGAGATACTATCAGGGATTCGAGACGGTCGAACATTCGATGCTTTTTCAAAGAGTTTATCGGCATTCGTCGACCGGATAGTTCCCTCGGAAGCTTATATCTTAGCAGCCAAGTTTTTGAATCTCTGCAGAGGGAAAGGCATACAGGGGTCGAATACTGATTTTGTAATCTGCGCATGCTCGGTTCATTGGAGCATTCCGATTCTTTCGAAAGACAAGGACTATCTCTCGTACAGAAAGCATCTACCGATTGAGCTCATCGAACCAAGAAAGAAAGGATGA